From the genome of Sphingomonas sp. HMP6, one region includes:
- a CDS encoding adenylate kinase, whose translation MNIILLGPPGAGKGTQASRLEADRGMVQLSTGDMLREARDNGTPVGLIVGPIMKAGGLVSDEIVSALIDEKLTSLDAGQGVIFDGYPRTAAQAEQLDAILTNHGRTLDHVIELEVNEDKLVARIVGRFTCASCGTGYHDVFKQTKVAGTCDVCGGQAFKRRPDDNEETVRTRMAEYRAKTEPIIPIYAARGLLARVDGMGEIDAVTTAIEAILDAG comes from the coding sequence TTGAACATCATATTGTTGGGACCGCCGGGTGCGGGCAAAGGCACCCAGGCGAGCCGCCTCGAAGCGGATCGCGGCATGGTCCAATTGTCGACCGGCGACATGTTGCGCGAAGCGCGCGACAACGGCACGCCCGTCGGCCTGATCGTCGGCCCGATCATGAAGGCAGGCGGTCTCGTGTCAGACGAGATCGTCTCCGCGCTGATCGACGAAAAGCTAACGTCGCTCGATGCGGGCCAGGGTGTGATCTTTGACGGCTATCCGCGCACTGCGGCACAGGCCGAGCAGCTCGACGCGATCCTGACCAACCACGGCCGTACGCTCGACCACGTGATCGAGCTCGAGGTGAATGAGGACAAGCTGGTCGCGCGGATCGTCGGGCGGTTCACCTGTGCATCGTGCGGCACCGGGTATCACGACGTGTTCAAGCAGACCAAGGTCGCGGGCACATGCGACGTTTGCGGTGGCCAGGCGTTCAAGCGGCGCCCGGACGATAATGAGGAAACCGTGCGGACGCGCATGGCGGAATATCGTGCCAAAACCGAGCCGATCATCCCGATCTACGCCGCCCGCGGGTTGCTTGCGCGGGTCGACGGCATGGGTGAGATCGACGCGGTAACCACCGCGATTGAGGCGATCCTCGACGCCGGTTGA
- the rpsE gene encoding 30S ribosomal protein S5 — protein sequence MADDNIPNEIAASPDGAPVPQAEAPRGRGGPGGGRGGPGGGRGPGGGANRGGRDNRGGRDNRGGRPGSDDGGEELIEKLVHINRVSKTVKGGKRFGFAALVVVGDGKGRVGFGHGKAREVPEAISKATAAAKKAMVRVPLKDGRTLHHDGNGHFGAGLVTLRSAPAGTGIIAGGPMRAVFESLGVADVVTKSVGTSNPYNMIRATFEALTAQVSPKSVAQRRGKKIADLLGRGGAEAPQAEAEAAAIVE from the coding sequence ATGGCTGACGACAACATTCCGAACGAAATCGCAGCATCGCCCGACGGCGCGCCCGTTCCACAGGCGGAAGCGCCGCGTGGACGCGGTGGCCCCGGCGGCGGTCGTGGTGGTCCTGGCGGCGGTCGTGGTCCTGGCGGCGGTGCAAACCGCGGCGGGCGCGACAATCGCGGCGGTCGTGACAATCGTGGCGGTCGTCCGGGTTCGGACGATGGCGGCGAAGAGCTGATCGAGAAGCTGGTTCACATCAACCGCGTCTCGAAGACGGTCAAGGGCGGCAAGCGCTTCGGCTTTGCAGCACTCGTCGTCGTCGGCGACGGCAAGGGTCGCGTTGGCTTCGGTCATGGCAAGGCGCGCGAAGTGCCCGAGGCCATTTCGAAGGCGACGGCTGCTGCCAAGAAGGCAATGGTCCGCGTTCCTTTGAAGGACGGTCGCACGCTGCATCATGACGGTAACGGTCACTTCGGTGCCGGTCTCGTCACGCTGCGCTCGGCACCTGCTGGTACCGGCATCATCGCCGGTGGCCCGATGCGCGCCGTGTTCGAATCGCTGGGTGTGGCGGACGTCGTGACCAAGTCGGTCGGCACGTCCAACCCCTACAACATGATCCGTGCGACCTTCGAAGCGCTGACCGCACAGGTCAGCCCGAAGTCGGTTGCGCAGCGTCGTGGCAAGAAGATCGCCGATCTGCTCGGTCGTGGTGGCGCGGAAGCGCCCCAGGCTGAAGCCGAAGCCGCAGCGATTGTGGAGTAA
- the rplF gene encoding 50S ribosomal protein L6: MSRIGKKPVAIPSGVTATIEGQQLTVKGPKGTLAMPLREEISYVLEEGGVSVNPANETKRARAFWGMQRTLVQNLITGVSDGFTKKLLINGVGYRAAAQGKNLNLKLGYSHDVNIDVPEGIEVKTPDNTTIEISGTDKQKVGQLAAEIRRWRKPEPYKGKGIKYDGEFIFRKEGKKK, encoded by the coding sequence ATGAGCCGCATCGGTAAAAAGCCGGTCGCGATCCCAAGCGGTGTCACCGCGACGATCGAAGGCCAGCAGCTCACCGTGAAGGGCCCCAAGGGGACCCTCGCGATGCCGCTGCGCGAAGAGATCAGCTATGTGCTCGAAGAGGGTGGCGTTTCGGTCAACCCCGCAAACGAGACCAAGCGCGCGCGCGCGTTCTGGGGCATGCAGCGGACGCTCGTGCAGAACCTGATCACCGGCGTGTCGGACGGCTTCACCAAGAAGCTGCTGATCAACGGCGTTGGCTATCGCGCCGCCGCACAGGGCAAGAATTTGAACCTGAAGCTTGGCTACAGCCATGACGTCAACATCGACGTGCCGGAGGGGATCGAGGTCAAGACCCCCGACAACACGACGATCGAGATTTCGGGCACCGACAAGCAGAAGGTCGGTCAGCTCGCCGCAGAGATCCGTCGCTGGCGTAAGCCCGAGCCCTACAAGGGCAAGGGCATCAAGTACGACGGCGAGTTCATCTTCCGCAAGGAAGGGAAGAAGAAGTAA
- a CDS encoding response regulator transcription factor — MTRKILIVEDDASTAAYLAKGLSEGGYAVETCGDGRDGLFLASEGIFDLIIADRMLPGLNGLAMLGAIRAAGVRTPTMILSALGTVDDRIDGLNAGADDYLVKPFSFAELTARIDAIFRRVDRGVSEGQQTRLSVGDLEIDLLARTVARGGRPIQLGAREFNLLEYLARHAGQVVTRTMMLEKIWNYHFDPGSNVVDVHIGRLRRKLEDGFAAPILHTVRGAGYRLSTEV, encoded by the coding sequence GTGACCCGCAAGATCCTGATCGTCGAAGACGATGCCTCCACCGCCGCCTATCTGGCCAAGGGGCTGAGTGAGGGCGGGTATGCCGTTGAAACGTGCGGCGATGGGCGCGATGGGCTGTTTCTGGCGAGCGAGGGCATTTTCGACCTGATCATCGCGGACCGAATGCTGCCGGGCCTGAATGGCCTCGCGATGCTCGGCGCAATTCGCGCGGCCGGGGTACGCACGCCGACGATGATCCTGTCGGCCTTGGGCACCGTGGATGATCGGATCGACGGGCTGAACGCCGGGGCAGACGATTACCTGGTCAAACCCTTTTCCTTTGCCGAATTGACCGCACGGATCGACGCGATCTTTCGCCGGGTCGATCGCGGCGTTTCCGAAGGCCAGCAGACGCGGTTGTCGGTCGGCGATCTGGAAATCGACCTGCTCGCGCGCACTGTCGCGCGCGGCGGACGCCCGATCCAGCTTGGCGCCCGCGAATTCAATCTGCTGGAATATCTTGCACGCCATGCCGGGCAGGTGGTGACGCGCACGATGATGCTCGAGAAGATCTGGAACTATCATTTCGACCCCGGATCGAACGTCGTCGATGTCCATATCGGGCGGCTGCGGCGTAAGCTCGAGGACGGGTTTGCCGCGCCGATCCTGCATACGGTGCGCGGGGCTGGGTATCGGCTCTCGACCGAGGTCTGA
- the rpmD gene encoding 50S ribosomal protein L30 encodes MATIKITQTGSPIRREADQRATLIGLGLNKMHRTRELQDTPEVRGMIRKVAHMVKIEA; translated from the coding sequence ATGGCAACCATCAAGATTACGCAGACCGGTTCGCCGATCCGCCGCGAAGCCGACCAGCGGGCAACGCTGATTGGCCTCGGCCTCAACAAGATGCACCGCACGCGCGAGCTGCAGGACACGCCCGAAGTTCGTGGCATGATCCGTAAGGTCGCGCATATGGTGAAGATCGAGGCGTAA
- the secY gene encoding preprotein translocase subunit SecY yields the protein MASAADQMASSISLSKFAQATDLKKRLWFTIGALIVFRLLSYVPLPGIDPTALTALAQRTTGGVLDFFNAFSGGSLKRASLIALGVTPYITASIVVQLATSLSPTLAAIKKEGESGRKRLNQYTRYGTVALTVIQGYFLALGFASQGVVVEPGPLFVVGAVISLVGGTMFLMWIGEQITSRGIGNGMSLIIMAGIVANLPTTLYNLAQTARTGGGSVTGFTVVLIAIAVAGLILFICFMERAQRRILIQYPKRQTQRGMQADRSHLPLKINTAGVIPPIFASSLLLMPLTITQFAGTNVSGDSYWGSAIIWLNQYLQHGSIAYMTLYGAGIIFFSFFYTAVVFNPEETADNLKRYGGFIPGIRPGKNTENYFDYVLTRITVIGAGYLAIICLLPEYLVSALSIPFYLGGTSLLIVVNVTMDTVTQIQSHLLAHQYGDLIKKAKLKGGRLR from the coding sequence ATGGCATCCGCAGCCGACCAGATGGCCTCCAGCATCAGCCTGTCCAAATTCGCACAGGCGACCGACCTCAAGAAGCGGTTGTGGTTCACGATCGGTGCGCTGATCGTGTTCCGCTTGCTCAGCTACGTGCCGCTGCCGGGGATCGACCCGACCGCGCTGACCGCGCTGGCACAGCGCACGACCGGCGGCGTGCTCGATTTCTTCAATGCCTTCTCGGGCGGGTCGCTGAAGCGCGCCAGCTTGATCGCGCTGGGCGTGACGCCGTACATCACTGCGTCGATCGTGGTGCAGCTTGCGACCTCGCTGTCGCCGACGCTCGCCGCGATCAAGAAGGAAGGCGAGAGCGGGCGCAAGCGGCTCAACCAATACACCCGCTACGGCACGGTCGCGCTGACGGTAATCCAAGGCTATTTCCTGGCGCTCGGTTTCGCGAGCCAGGGCGTGGTGGTCGAACCCGGCCCGTTGTTCGTCGTCGGCGCCGTGATCAGCCTGGTCGGCGGTACGATGTTCCTGATGTGGATCGGCGAGCAGATCACCAGCCGCGGGATCGGCAATGGCATGTCGCTGATCATCATGGCGGGCATCGTCGCGAATCTGCCGACGACGCTCTACAACCTCGCGCAGACCGCGCGGACCGGCGGCGGCAGCGTGACCGGGTTCACCGTCGTGCTGATCGCGATCGCGGTAGCGGGGCTGATCCTGTTCATCTGCTTCATGGAGCGCGCACAACGCCGCATCCTGATCCAATATCCCAAACGCCAGACCCAGCGCGGGATGCAGGCCGATCGCAGCCATTTGCCGCTTAAGATCAACACCGCCGGCGTGATTCCGCCGATCTTCGCGTCTTCCTTGTTGCTGATGCCGCTGACGATTACGCAGTTTGCCGGCACCAACGTTTCCGGGGACAGTTATTGGGGCTCGGCGATCATCTGGCTCAACCAGTATCTGCAGCATGGCAGCATCGCGTATATGACGCTGTATGGCGCTGGGATCATCTTCTTCTCGTTCTTCTACACCGCGGTTGTGTTCAACCCGGAAGAGACGGCTGACAATCTCAAGCGCTACGGCGGGTTCATCCCCGGCATCCGACCGGGCAAGAATACCGAGAATTATTTCGATTACGTGCTGACGCGAATCACCGTTATCGGCGCAGGCTATCTGGCGATCATCTGCCTGTTGCCAGAATATCTGGTGTCGGCGCTGTCGATACCGTTCTACCTTGGCGGCACGAGCCTGCTGATCGTCGTCAACGTGACGATGGACACGGTCACGCAGATCCAGTCGCACTTGCTGGCGCACCAATATGGTGATCTGATCAAGAAGGCGAAGTTGAAGGGCGGGCGTCTCCGTTAA
- the rplR gene encoding 50S ribosomal protein L18: MSTKGMSLFEKRRRRNRTALRARGSGRPRLSIHRSGRHIYAQIIDDARGLTLASASTLEKDVRDTSGANVDAATAVGTRIAEACKAAGVTQVVFDRGGFLFHGRVKALATAAREAGLEF; this comes from the coding sequence ATGTCGACCAAAGGTATGTCTCTCTTCGAGAAGCGGCGCCGCCGCAACCGCACCGCGCTTCGCGCACGGGGCTCGGGCCGTCCGCGGTTGTCGATCCACCGTTCGGGTCGCCACATCTACGCACAGATCATCGACGATGCACGCGGGCTGACGCTCGCGTCGGCCTCGACGCTGGAAAAGGACGTGCGCGACACGTCCGGTGCCAATGTCGATGCGGCGACGGCTGTCGGCACGCGCATCGCCGAGGCCTGCAAGGCCGCTGGCGTCACGCAGGTCGTGTTCGATCGCGGTGGCTTCCTGTTCCACGGTCGCGTCAAGGCGTTGGCGACTGCCGCGCGTGAAGCCGGATTGGAGTTCTAA
- the rpsQ gene encoding 30S ribosomal protein S17: MPKRVLTGLIVSDKGDKTVVVNVERKVKHPLYGKIIRRTKKYHAHDEGNEFKQGETVRIEETAPISKLKTWKVVDRVNTHATPERVDVDA, from the coding sequence ATGCCAAAGCGCGTGCTGACGGGGCTGATCGTCTCCGACAAGGGCGACAAGACGGTGGTCGTGAACGTGGAGCGTAAGGTCAAGCACCCGCTCTACGGCAAGATCATCCGTCGTACGAAGAAGTACCATGCCCATGATGAGGGCAATGAGTTCAAGCAGGGTGAAACCGTGCGGATCGAAGAGACCGCACCGATCTCCAAGCTGAAGACCTGGAAGGTCGTCGATCGGGTTAACACCCACGCGACGCCCGAGCGGGTTGACGTCGACGCGTAA
- the rpsN gene encoding 30S ribosomal protein S14, translating to MAKVSSVNKNERRKMLVKKYAPKYAALKAIAADSTLSDGERIEARLKMAEIPRNGNPTRIRNRCELTGRPRAYYRKFRLCRIMLRDLANKGLIPGVTKSSW from the coding sequence ATGGCGAAGGTAAGTTCTGTAAACAAGAACGAGCGTCGCAAGATGCTCGTCAAGAAGTACGCCCCGAAGTACGCGGCGCTGAAGGCAATCGCTGCCGACAGCACGCTGAGCGACGGCGAGCGGATCGAGGCGCGTCTGAAGATGGCCGAGATTCCCCGCAACGGGAACCCGACGCGCATCCGCAACCGCTGCGAGCTGACGGGTCGTCCGCGCGCTTATTATCGCAAGTTCCGCCTCTGCCGTATCATGCTGCGCGATCTGGCCAATAAGGGCCTCATCCCCGGCGTTACGAAGTCGAGCTGGTAA
- the rplE gene encoding large ribosomal subunit protein uL5 has product MRGMYDDKIIAAMTEKFGYKNAMEVPRLDKIVLNMGVGEATQDKKKVDQAAQEMELIAGQKPVVTKAKKSIAQFKLREGMPIGVKVTLRRDRMYEFLDRFITIALPRVRDFRGLNPKSFDGRGNYACGLKEQLVFPEISYDRIDKIRGMDVIVTTTARTDDEARELLRLFGFPFPPEVTEESTEKKAA; this is encoded by the coding sequence ATGCGGGGCATGTACGACGACAAGATCATCGCTGCGATGACCGAGAAGTTCGGCTACAAGAACGCGATGGAAGTCCCGCGGCTCGACAAGATCGTCCTGAACATGGGCGTTGGCGAAGCGACGCAGGACAAGAAGAAGGTCGACCAGGCAGCCCAGGAAATGGAGCTGATCGCCGGCCAGAAGCCCGTCGTGACCAAGGCCAAGAAGTCGATCGCTCAGTTCAAGCTGCGCGAAGGCATGCCGATCGGCGTGAAGGTTACCCTTCGACGTGATCGGATGTACGAATTTCTCGACCGTTTCATCACGATCGCGCTGCCGCGCGTTCGCGATTTCCGCGGGCTCAACCCCAAGTCGTTCGACGGACGCGGCAACTACGCCTGCGGTCTGAAGGAGCAATTGGTGTTCCCCGAAATCAGCTATGACCGGATCGACAAGATCCGCGGCATGGACGTGATCGTCACGACGACGGCACGGACCGACGACGAAGCGCGCGAGCTGCTCCGTTTGTTCGGCTTCCCGTTCCCGCCGGAAGTTACTGAAGAATCGACCGAAAAGAAGGCGGCATAA
- the rpmC gene encoding 50S ribosomal protein L29 codes for MAKIDTRRSDLVAKTEDQLGEELGNLKREAFNLRFQAATNQLEKPSRVREVRRDIARIKTLQSSRSRDAAK; via the coding sequence ATGGCCAAGATCGACACGCGTCGTTCCGACCTGGTCGCCAAGACCGAAGATCAGCTGGGCGAAGAGCTCGGCAATCTGAAGCGTGAGGCGTTCAACCTGCGTTTCCAGGCGGCGACCAACCAGCTCGAAAAGCCGAGCCGGGTCCGCGAAGTCCGTCGCGATATCGCACGGATCAAGACCCTCCAGTCGTCGCGTTCGCGCGACGCTGCCAAGTAA
- the rpsH gene encoding 30S ribosomal protein S8, which produces MALTDPLGDMLTRIRNGQRARKDSVLTPGSKLRARVLDVLQREGYIRGYSEEQMGPAAGIRIELKYFEGQPAIKHVARVSKPGRRVYSASTELPRVMNGLGITIVSTPRGVLSDAEAREQNVGGEVLAEVF; this is translated from the coding sequence ATGGCATTGACCGATCCCCTGGGTGATATGCTCACCCGCATCCGCAACGGCCAGCGCGCGCGCAAGGACTCTGTCCTGACGCCGGGCTCGAAGCTGCGGGCCCGTGTTCTCGACGTTCTCCAGCGCGAAGGCTACATCCGTGGCTATAGCGAAGAGCAGATGGGCCCCGCGGCCGGCATCCGCATCGAGCTGAAGTATTTCGAGGGCCAGCCCGCGATCAAGCACGTTGCTCGTGTTTCGAAGCCTGGCCGTCGCGTCTATTCGGCCTCGACCGAACTGCCGCGCGTCATGAACGGCCTCGGCATCACGATCGTCTCCACGCCTCGCGGCGTTCTGTCCGACGCCGAAGCGCGCGAACAGAATGTCGGCGGCGAAGTCCTCGCGGAGGTGTTCTGA
- the rplX gene encoding 50S ribosomal protein L24 — translation MASAKIKKGDRVIVLSGKDKGKTGEVTMALPKADKVVVSGVNIAVRHTKPSQGDPQGGLKRAEAPMHVSNVAHVTADGKPTRVRFETQDGKKVRVAVKTGEKISG, via the coding sequence ATGGCTTCCGCTAAGATCAAGAAGGGTGACCGCGTCATCGTCCTGTCCGGCAAGGACAAGGGCAAGACCGGTGAAGTCACCATGGCGCTGCCCAAGGCAGACAAGGTCGTGGTATCGGGCGTCAACATCGCCGTGCGCCACACCAAGCCGAGCCAGGGTGACCCGCAGGGTGGCCTGAAGCGCGCCGAAGCACCGATGCACGTTTCGAACGTCGCGCACGTGACCGCCGACGGCAAGCCGACGCGCGTTCGTTTCGAGACGCAGGACGGGAAGAAAGTCCGCGTCGCCGTGAAGACCGGGGAGAAAATCAGTGGCTGA
- the rplN gene encoding 50S ribosomal protein L14: MIQMQSNLEVADNSGAKRVMCIKVLGGSKRRVAGVGDIIVVSVKEAAPRGRVKKGDVHRAVIVRTAKDIRRADGTVIRFDSNAAVLVNKNEEPIGTRIFGPVVRELRGKKHMKIISLAPEVL, encoded by the coding sequence ATGATCCAGATGCAATCCAATCTCGAGGTCGCTGACAACAGCGGCGCGAAGCGGGTTATGTGCATCAAGGTGCTTGGGGGTTCCAAGCGTCGTGTTGCAGGCGTTGGCGACATCATCGTCGTCAGCGTGAAGGAAGCCGCACCGCGCGGCCGCGTGAAGAAGGGCGACGTGCATCGTGCCGTCATCGTGCGTACGGCGAAGGACATTCGCCGCGCCGATGGCACCGTGATCCGCTTCGATTCGAATGCCGCTGTGCTGGTCAACAAGAACGAAGAGCCGATCGGCACGCGTATCTTTGGCCCAGTTGTGCGTGAGCTCCGCGGCAAGAAGCACATGAAGATCATCTCGCTCGCTCCGGAGGTGCTGTAA
- the rplO gene encoding 50S ribosomal protein L15, which yields MKLNEIRDNDGARKSRMRVGRGIGSGKGKTAGRGQKGQKSREGVSIAGFEGGQMPLHMRLPKRGFNNIFAKDYAEVNLGAIQKAIDAGKIEAGATLDHDALKAAGLARGGKDGVRLLAKGEMTAVLSFTVAGASKGAIEAVEKLGGKVDVIHVVPAAEKAAAKKGVKYRERKAHKESFKA from the coding sequence ATGAAACTGAACGAAATCCGCGATAACGATGGCGCCCGTAAGTCCCGCATGCGCGTGGGCCGTGGTATCGGTTCGGGCAAGGGCAAGACCGCAGGGCGCGGCCAGAAGGGCCAGAAGAGCCGCGAGGGCGTTTCCATCGCCGGCTTCGAAGGCGGCCAGATGCCGCTCCACATGCGTCTGCCAAAGCGCGGCTTCAACAACATCTTCGCCAAGGATTATGCCGAGGTGAACCTCGGCGCGATCCAGAAAGCGATCGACGCCGGCAAGATTGAAGCGGGCGCAACGCTCGACCATGATGCGCTGAAGGCCGCTGGCCTGGCGCGTGGCGGCAAGGACGGCGTCCGTCTGCTCGCCAAGGGTGAGATGACGGCTGTGCTCAGCTTCACCGTCGCCGGCGCGTCGAAGGGCGCGATCGAGGCAGTCGAGAAGCTCGGCGGCAAGGTCGACGTCATCCATGTCGTTCCGGCTGCCGAGAAGGCTGCCGCCAAAAAGGGCGTCAAGTATCGCGAGCGCAAGGCGCACAAGGAATCGTTCAAGGCGTAA